The DNA region GGTCGGCGTAGCGTCTTTTGCTTTTGTCTGCTGTTCGCATCATTCTTTCGTCGCTGCACCACACTACCcagaccaccaccacccacccacccacccacccaccactGCCACACCGACAGGGCCCCCTCCTTCCATCCCTCCTCCAGGCCACCCCACCATCCCACCCACACCTacatccctccccccctcccccctcaccgGTACGCCTCCGGCAACCACGCACGCTTCCCACACCTCCCACCTCGATACATCCCATCGCATatcttttcgtttttcgtttttcgtttccctctcctccctctcctcctccttttgctcgcccgcgcacgcaccgcacgcacgcgcgctctctctctctctctcttcgccttcCCCTGCAGGGAGAACGTACTTGTATCCATAGCAGCAACGTACCCTCTCACGCCCatacgcgcacgcgcaccccccctcccccacgcacacacacacacacacacacacatcataTACCAGAGGCCGTCTATCTTTTTCATTgttttctccctctctctctctttctctttctctggtTGTCTGTCTCCGAGTGCCATTGTTGGTGTCCATTGTCATCTTTTTCCCGCTTGCGCccgtccaccgccaccgtcgcgccATTGCTTTGACTGCTTCCTCTGGCGTTCGTACGTcgccatcatcatcatcatcaccggcgcacctccgctccgcctcccttcCTCGTCTTCAGTTCGTTGCTTTCCGCCATTTTTATTATCTCTGTTGGTCGTTGTTGCtggttgttgttggtgttggtggttgtctctgtcctcctcctctccctctctctccctccctgtgtgtgtttgtgtgtgtgcatactCCCTTGCCGTCATCCTTCATCGTTTCGCCTCGCCTCGCTTCGTCTCTCGAggccatcctcctcctcctcctcctcctcccccccgctcctccctcttACTCCCCTACTCCCTCCTGAACAAGCGGCAGATTCTGCTTTCGTCTGTATCTCTATTTACCTTGATGGGGGGGGTTCCCCACAGTATCACTAGCTTCTTCCCTCCACTATCCTCTTGGGCTGTTGGTGCCCACCCTGTGTACAGCTGCGCGCatccccccctccctccctcccttccctccttccctctctgtgtgtctgtgtgtgcctgcgcgtgtCGGTCTCGAACACCTTCGTCGGGgtgtccctccctccctcgcttgcacaggtggcggcgtcggggTCCCTTGCGCTCCTGCATGCgtgctcacacacacacacacacacgcatacacatacacatatgcatacatatatgcTGTACACATATATTTTCTATACCAGAGCTTCCTCctgtccctccccctctccctccctcgaaAAACAAAATTGAtttgcgtgcgtggcggcgtgcgtgccagacccaccacccacccaccccttcttccccctgcccgcgtgtgtctcttATCTGATCGtacattttttttttagttAACGCGCCCTGCACggccttcttctcctccgactgtcctcctcgctctccgccTGTTACAGATATTGGCGACACGCTATTCGTCGCGTCGGTGTCGTGGTGGCTACGGtggttgccgctgctgccagcccccccccccccccctcctccccctccccactcctTCCTCTGCGCTGCATCGTTGTCCTTGCCGTTCTTCTATCGTGAGGCGCGCATTgacgtcacacacacacacacatgtatgtatatatatatatatatatacatatatatatgtgtgtgtgtgcgtacaTGTGGATGTAAAACGAAACCggaacacacacagcagcaacagcggtcTTTCCGAGAGCGAGCACACGAAGCAGCGAGGGGCGACGAGGGATCGAGGGGTACAGAGACAGCGCGAGAGATTCGGTAGCGAGCAGAGCAGGAGCGCCACATCCTTGTGCGtatatacatgcacacacatatatacacatatatacacacacatatatatatatatgcatgaCAAACTGAATACGTCAAGCACAAGGTCAAGGCTATACTCCTAGgtgcacgcagacacaacagcatcaccgccgccgccgccgccgccctctcctctcctctcttcaATCTTTTCTTGCCTTTTTCTGCTTTTctccgcgtgtgcgtgtgcgtgctttcACATCATCTCTGTTgggggcagcagctgctgagaagagccgcgtgtgtctgtctccGGGTTTGATCGCTCCGGCTCTGCCTCTGTGCTCTCCTCTGCGACGCCGCGAGACTCTTCGATTCGTCGAATGGTATCGTGCGCTCCTCCCCACACGTGTCTTCGCTGTGGTTGGTCTTCTTGctttcttctcctcttcctcgtgcgtgcgtgtgcctgcctTCTTGTTCTCTCCATCCATCTAGCTCTCCCACTCTGCGTGACTGCCCGTGGCGCGCGCTTGTGGGAGCGCACAGCGCGTCAGGCGTCGTTCTCTTCTGCCTTTCAGTTCCTGTTGCTGTTGCGTTCTCTCGCGTGCGCTCCTTTCGTTGCCGGACGCGGTGGCTGCTtcctctgcgcgtgtgccgccctGCCCCAATCCCACGCTCGTCGCCTTCCGTGTGTTCTGCGGTCTTCCTAGCCTCCTTGCCTCGGTCTCTCGCGCGCTGTCGCGCGCAGGCATTGAGAAGAAAACGAGGGCGCGGAGACGTCGACCACCGCGGGCGTGCATCGCGAGGgatggagaggagagaaacaTCGAGACCGAACGCCTGCTCGAAagggcagctgctgcacatctCGTATGCAATGCGCGCCACTGACGACTCCGACATGGCGGCgccgggtggtggtgatggcgctgACCGCCACGCTCTCGGATCACCTGGGGAGGGTGTCGGTGGCGCCGggccgcagccgcatccGCTGCGAGGACAGTTTGGTCTTGAAGAATGCACGGATGCGTTTAGAAGCGACGAGGGATACGCATCAGCGGTACCGGAAACAGCCAGCGGTGCGCCTCTCCGTGGTGAAGTCGACGTCTGCAGTTCTTCCCTCACCGCCACGGCGCGTCATCAGAACCTCTTGAATCATGGGCTGCTGGGTGGTGATGGCGAGTTCGCGCCAACAGGTGGGCCCGCCATTCATAGTGCACCGTCATCAGAGCAGGAGCTGATGGCATCCGGACCAGCTGTTGCGGCGACTGTGACGCATCTGCCTGTTTCTtcggcgccatcgccctcTTTTTCCTCCCAAGGCCAgcccctctccgccatcttGGTGCCAGCCAGCCGGAGCGACgactcagcagcagcagcacgctgTTACATTGACCCGTTCGCGGCAGCAGTTGGTGGTAGTGGTTCCACCAGCCGTAGTagcagcgtcggcatcgCTCGCGCAGGTACGAGCACAGGGATGGACGGCCTGTACGGCGACCACTACGTAAATCCACTGCTGCGGTCGCGAAGTAGGCggagcagtggcagcggcggcttctTCGGGGGAGCagacgacgatgaggacgGATCGGCTGCCCTTCAAGCGGCCGTCGATGCTGCCGTGCGCTTCGACGACCTCGCGAGCGAGGACGATGTGGtgagtggcggcggtgagcggCGCACATTGCTGCGCGCTGGCCCCACAACAGTGTCTCACTTGCTTGCGGTGGCGAGCGAcaccgacgacggcgcgctCACGTGCGCTCACCGCGCAAAAACGGAtttctccacctccttcgGTACACCCGGCGGCCCCGGCGATGGTGAAAACGAGCGGCATCCGCCCCACTCGCCGCAGACGCCCGGTATGCCGCAGTGCAGTCGCTGGGGAGACCGGAGCGCCGATGGTTGCCCGCAGATGCCGAACCGCGCCGCTAtcggagcggctgcggtgccatCGTCGGCGCCCTACTTTGTGGCCTCCGGCAGCGCGATCGTGTCGCCACTCCAGTCGATGCAGCCCCTGCCCTCGCCGGttactgccgctgccgatccTGCGACGGCCATCGTGACGTCCGCTCATCCGGGCTAcacagctgcgcacgcacaacaGTCGCAGCAACAGCCGCTCTATCCGTACATCTTAAccagcgccggcaccgtAGCCAAACCCTCCGCCCCGGCATCTTTGAcctcgccgcagcagccctccATCCCTGTGCCGCCGTCTCGGAACGAAGCTCAGCAGCTACAACAACAGCCGCAGCTACAACAACAGCCGCAGCTACAacaacagccgcagccgcggcaccaccaccaccaccagtgCTCTTCCTCGCTGCATCCCTCGCCGCATGGCCGGAGAGCGTCGCCGGTagcggtgccgcgcaccTGCCCTGCTGGTACGGCTGCGATGCCAACGCTGGGCGACGTTGACAGCTTTCGGTACGTGTCTCCGCCGCAGGCGTCCATCGCGGCCACCCACTACcacagcgtcggcggcgcctcgATGTGCGGCAGCACTGCGGCACAGAACAGCACCGACGTCGGCTTTGCCGTTCAGCCTGACACAGCGGGCATTGGGACGGGCACGGGCATGGGGGGGCAGATGCTGAGCAGCTCGCTCTTGTCCTCGCCCAACGCTCAGCCGTTTTACTTGTATCAGGTACCACAGGCGACCGTCGCCATGgagtcgccgccgccaccaggCAGCACGAATGTGCTGCTTTACTCCCCACCACAGGCATACGTTGGGTCAGGccaggtggtggcggcacaTCTGCATCCCGCGCCACCCACCACAGCCGCTGCGACCGCCGTGCTCAGCGACTCGTCGAGGGCGCGTTCGACGTCGACTCCGAGCGGCTCGTATGAGCGTCCTGCTGTCACTcaacagcaacagccgcAGGTCGTCGGAGGGTACACACTGACGccgagcgccaccgccgccgccgcggccgccgcggcggccgctgctgccgccaccctGTCGGGGGAGTCGGGCCGTGCGTCGCGCAACTTGTACTTCCGCAACCTCCCACACTCGTGGAACACGTCGATGCTGCGTGAGCTGTGCAGCCGCTACGGCGCTGTCCTGTCGGCGAAGGTTGCCCACCATTCCACAACGAATGCGTCGCTAGGGTACGGCTTTGTGCTATTCGAGCATAAACAGAGTGCTGTGACATGCATGGCGATGCTGAACCAGGCCCATGTTCAcgcggagggcgaggagtcgcgcacgctgctcgtgcgGATGGCCCAcgcgacagccgcgccggGCTTTCGGGAAGAGGGCGCTAGCGACAGCACGGCCTCCAGCCTTCGCCAGCCGACGGAgctgacgccgccgtcgggcTCGGCCAGCCGGGCGGGCGCGGTCGGGGGCAGGCTGCCGCAGTGGAtcttgcagcagcagcagcagcagacgacAACGAGTGGGCtccgttccccgcgcacaccgccgtcCGGCTCTGCGTCGGTGATGCTACTGTCGCCCGGCTCTGCGCCGCAGTTTTACAGCCGTGAGCTCTCCGGTGCCAATGTGGCCGATGCACATCgggcgcaggcgcgccgccactCGATTTGTGACAGCAGCAGGACGAACGCGAATGCCTCGTCGAACACCTCGTGCGCCGGCGGTGACTCGCTGCGTTGCACCTCTCCagtcggcggcaccggcaacaACAGCTGCATGGCCATCTCCAGGACGTCCATGCCACCGTCCTTCTCCGAGATATGCAACTTCATGGGTGGCAAGGGGGTAGCGAAggcctcggcgccgccactgcgtgGCCTTTATCGTGTTCCCTCAACGAGTACGACGCCATCGCTCTTGTCCCCTCATCAGCCACACCAattgcagcagcagcagcagcagcagcaggagggcTCTCTCTCGTACTTGTCCGCGTCGGCGAGCAGGTCCGCCACGGCCGGAGAGACCGTGACAGCGACCGccatggcagcagcggcggcccaACGCGCCGGCTGCAACTTCTGCAgtcctctctcgctctcccccaacgacaccgcctcgctgctgctactaTCGCCGTCCGTGTCGCACCcgacggtgcagctgccacaGTCGTTCCGCGCGCCTTGCACATCCGTGTCCGGCAAGGCGTCCTCGGCAACGCCCGCccccgctgcctccgcctccgcgacCACGTCGACCCGTAATGTGTACATCACGAACCTCCCTCTCACCTGGAACACAACGAAACTGCGTGAGCTGTGCTGTCGGTACGGCGAGATCGTCTCCGCGTCGGTGGCGCACCACCCGGAGACAAACGGGTCGCGCGGCTACGGCTTTGTGTTGTTCGCGGAGGAGCGCGACGCGGCCTCCTGCGTGATGGGGCTGCACCAGTACCGCGTGCCGGCCTCGTCCCatgtgctgcgctgccgcttcgcgAAGGACAAGGCGACGCCGTCCATCGCGCACACGCttctgtcgccgtcgccggagTCCGGCCGGGACTCCGGCGGCAGTGGGTGCGGtagccccctccccacgGCCACCGTTGGCGGGTCGCCAACTGCCGCAACGTCAAGGACGATGGTGCCGATGATCGCGGTGGGCGGCGATGCCGATGTCTTGGAAAGCAGCCtcgtcagcagcggcaccggcaacaccacccgctgcagcgtcaaGGGCGCTGTCCAGGATGCGGTCTGCATGCCGATCGACGTCTTCTGcacactgcagcagcgggtgcacGCACAGTGCGTGCAGTACCTCACCCAGAAgcatcagctgcagcgcaaggaCACGGAGGACAACAACGAGCCCACGAGTGCCGTGGTCGCGGCAGAGGTGCAGtcggaggagctggagagaATGATGCAGTGCTGCGTCGTCTACGGCGCTCATGTGCCGACAGAAGGATACGGCTGCGTGCGCCCGATGGACTGCCGCAAGGCATCCTTCCGGAGGGCTGTCGCTCGAGCACCCACagccgccgttgccgacgacgccgagcagctgctcagTGGACCTCCTGCAGagccgtcgacgccggcCTCATCAGGGCTGCGGTCAGTTGGCTCCGCCCTCTCCACCGAACGTGGCGACCCGAGTGGCGAAGTCCTTGACGCCACCGACACGGCCGCGCCAGTGACGCTGTCGGGAACGGTAGTTTGTACGCATGCCATTGCCGTcggccgcgcgcagccgGCCTCCCCCACACTCACCGGTACAACCACGATGCCGGCAGCCCCGAGCACCCGACGTAGCATGAGCGACGAGCCgtcgtgtgcgccgccgcgtggcgTTGGCGTGTCAGACGCGGAGAGCGCGCGTGGGGTCGCGACGCCAGAGGTGGCGGCATGGCCAGGTGCTCTGGTGGCGCTGTGGTACACCGGCACGCTCTTCACCaccgaggcagcggcagcggcgtttGTCCGGGCGGCAGCTGAGGCATCGTCGGGCTCCGGCGCAACCACCATCGCAGAGCGTGGCAATTTCGGCACCCACAGCGGATGCGTTGTGGAGGCGTCGACggtgccgctctcctctAATGGCAGGGACACGCCGGCGGATACCACTCTTCCCTCTCCGTCGCCGGCTCTCGACAAGACGGCCAACCTTCAACAGACACGCTTTGGGCTCTGGGATCAGGTAATggtgctcagcagcgcgccgttggcggtgccggcggccccgccttccacctcctccgcgaaCAACACGGCAGCCAACAGCACGCGCCTGCACCCTACAGAGGAGCCGTATTCACAGCACCGACCCACAGCCACGCCTCcccaacagcagcaccagcggcatcACTTGCGCCCGTCACATCAGCTACCGCCACCAACGGCGCTGCGTGCACAGACGAGggccggcagcgcggccgcatccacgacgcagccgcgcggcTCCAGTCTCTTCCCTGCAACAGGCATCGCTGCGGTTGCTGCGTACTCCTCGGCTTCCACGGCTGAGCTGCCGCCAAAGCCTTCGCAACCGCCGCAcctacagcagcagcagctgctgtgctcGCCGTCCCCTGCCGAGACGCTCCTCTGCTCTCCGCCATCGCATGCAGCACACTACACCTCCGCGCGCGTGGCGCTGACAAGCCCTGCCGATGGTGTATCGCTGACGAGTCCGACACCGCTGATGATGGTGATGGGCGGTGACGGtgatggcagcagcagcaccagcagcaccgctgcaccgTTGACTTTCCCGAAAGACTTTGTGGCCAGCGCTTCCGCCGGCGTGACTGGCCGATATCCATCAGCGACAGCCGCGGAGTGCGCCTACCTGCTCGGCTCTCCTGCGTCTACCTCGCCCGTTAGCTTGAGCACGGGCACCCACATCCTTTCCggctcggcgacgccgccgctgggtGTGGCGCTGAACTTCCCAAGCGCATCGAGTGGGTACTCGACGCTGTTCAATGCGGCAGGAGCGGGTATCCCTTCGGGGCAtccggcgtcggcggtgcaCGCAGCCCCCGCTGTctttgccgctgcgccttcacacatggccgccgcacacgctTGGAGGGCCGCTACTAGTGGTACGACAGCTGCGATGTCGAATGTGCTCAGCGCACCCCCACCGGTGACTTCTGGAccgtcgtcgctgttgtCCACCGAGcaggcaccgccaccgccaccgcccatTTCTTACCCGTTTGGCAGCGTCATCTATGCGGtgccggaggcggcggccctgACGGCGTTGGCCACCGGCGGGCCGCCGGTGTTGTTCAGTGCCGCCCCGATCAGCGATGTGGCCAGTCCGGCGACGCCAGCCTCGTCGGCGCAAGTGTCGTGCGCGACGCCCGACGCTACGTCTCAACGCTCCGCGTAGCCACTGCACCCCTAGCAacacaagcagcagcgcccacTCAAGCAGAGGCGCCAGCCCCAGCCGCATTCGCTCAACCTGCtccacgccggcgccgtctgGAGCAGGGTGGGGTAGGTGGGCGGGGGAGTGCTGCCTGGTCCTTCTCTCTGGCGCTACAGTACCCTCCCGACCCTTGCTGTGCGGCCCATCATCGTGATAGTTGACGTTGCGATCCGTCCGCCTGCGCCCAGccctccgtctctccctctctctctctctttctctctctccagtGGCCAAAgagctgcgcacgcgtgatGGCGTGGAAGCCGCACTTCCGTCATGCGTGTTTCGTATatgtttcgtttttttctgCTCCTTCgcgcggtgcgtgtgtgtgccggtgctggGAGAGCACACTGCGCTCTCCCCACCGCacacccccgccccctcctcgtcttctGTCTCGCGatcctctccttcgctgaGTGGTACGTTTCTGCGTTGATGTGGATGGTAcgcgtgcatgcatgcgtgcgtgcccttctctctgtttctcctCCCTGCGTCTTCCCTCCTGTGCGCGTCTGTTGTTCTGTAGAATGTTGCTTCAGTTTTGCTTCGTGTGCTGTGgcaccgcctcgtcgcccccccgctccttctctctccacgcgcgcgtctgcctacatgcctgcctgcctgtgtgtgtgtgtgtgtgtgtgcacgagGCAGGCGACaaggaggtggggtggggtgggggctcTTCCTCCCTTGCATCGGTCTTCTGTTGgtagtcgtcgtcgttgccgcctTTGATGTACGCCACTGAATATGCGGTGCGTGCCCGAGCAAGGCGGGGCGCTGTCGACGTGCGAAACGGCAATGAGCGGTCGTGatggcgagggagggaggggggggggaagaagtAGAGCAAGAAACTCAG from Leishmania major strain Friedlin complete genome, chromosome 6 includes:
- a CDS encoding RNA-binding protein-like protein, with protein sequence MERRETSRPNACSKGQLLHISYAMRATDDSDMAAPGGGDGADRHALGSPGEGVGGAGPQPHPLRGQFGLEECTDAFRSDEGYASAVPETASGAPLRGEVDVCSSSLTATARHQNLLNHGLLGGDGEFAPTGGPAIHSAPSSEQELMASGPAVAATVTHLPVSSAPSPSFSSQGQPLSAILVPASRSDDSAAAARCYIDPFAAAVGGSGSTSRSSSVGIARAGTSTGMDGLYGDHYVNPLLRSRSRRSSGSGGFFGGADDDEDGSAALQAAVDAAVRFDDLASEDDVVSGGGERRTLLRAGPTTVSHLLAVASDTDDGALTCAHRAKTDFSTSFGTPGGPGDGENERHPPHSPQTPGMPQCSRWGDRSADGCPQMPNRAAIGAAAVPSSAPYFVASGSAIVSPLQSMQPLPSPVTAAADPATAIVTSAHPGYTAAHAQQSQQQPLYPYILTSAGTVAKPSAPASLTSPQQPSIPVPPSRNEAQQLQQQPQLQQQPQLQQQPQPRHHHHHQCSSSLHPSPHGRRASPVAVPRTCPAGTAAMPTLGDVDSFRYVSPPQASIAATHYHSVGGASMCGSTAAQNSTDVGFAVQPDTAGIGTGTGMGGQMLSSSLLSSPNAQPFYLYQVPQATVAMESPPPPGSTNVLLYSPPQAYVGSGQVVAAHLHPAPPTTAAATAVLSDSSRARSTSTPSGSYERPAVTQQQQPQVVGGYTLTPSATAAAAAAAAAAAAATLSGESGRASRNLYFRNLPHSWNTSMLRELCSRYGAVLSAKVAHHSTTNASLGYGFVLFEHKQSAVTCMAMLNQAHVHAEGEESRTLLVRMAHATAAPGFREEGASDSTASSLRQPTELTPPSGSASRAGAVGGRLPQWILQQQQQQTTTSGLRSPRTPPSGSASVMLLSPGSAPQFYSRELSGANVADAHRAQARRHSICDSSRTNANASSNTSCAGGDSLRCTSPVGGTGNNSCMAISRTSMPPSFSEICNFMGGKGVAKASAPPLRGLYRVPSTSTTPSLLSPHQPHQLQQQQQQQQEGSLSYLSASASRSATAGETVTATAMAAAAAQRAGCNFCSPLSLSPNDTASLLLLSPSVSHPTVQLPQSFRAPCTSVSGKASSATPAPAASASATTSTRNVYITNLPLTWNTTKLRELCCRYGEIVSASVAHHPETNGSRGYGFVLFAEERDAASCVMGLHQYRVPASSHVLRCRFAKDKATPSIAHTLLSPSPESGRDSGGSGCGSPLPTATVGGSPTAATSRTMVPMIAVGGDADVLESSLVSSGTGNTTRCSVKGAVQDAVCMPIDVFCTLQQRVHAQCVQYLTQKHQLQRKDTEDNNEPTSAVVAAEVQSEELERMMQCCVVYGAHVPTEGYGCVRPMDCRKASFRRAVARAPTAAVADDAEQLLSGPPAEPSTPASSGLRSVGSALSTERGDPSGEVLDATDTAAPVTLSGTVVCTHAIAVGRAQPASPTLTGTTTMPAAPSTRRSMSDEPSCAPPRGVGVSDAESARGVATPEVAAWPGALVALWYTGTLFTTEAAAAAFVRAAAEASSGSGATTIAERGNFGTHSGCVVEASTVPLSSNGRDTPADTTLPSPSPALDKTANLQQTRFGLWDQVMVLSSAPLAVPAAPPSTSSANNTAANSTRLHPTEEPYSQHRPTATPPQQQHQRHHLRPSHQLPPPTALRAQTRAGSAAASTTQPRGSSLFPATGIAAVAAYSSASTAELPPKPSQPPHLQQQQLLCSPSPAETLLCSPPSHAAHYTSARVALTSPADGVSLTSPTPLMMVMGGDGDGSSSTSSTAAPLTFPKDFVASASAGVTGRYPSATAAECAYLLGSPASTSPVSLSTGTHILSGSATPPLGVALNFPSASSGYSTLFNAAGAGIPSGHPASAVHAAPAVFAAAPSHMAAAHAWRAATSGTTAAMSNVLSAPPPVTSGPSSLLSTEQAPPPPPPISYPFGSVIYAVPEAAALTALATGGPPVLFSAAPISDVASPATPASSAQVSCATPDATSQRSA